One Mycolicibacterium parafortuitum DNA segment encodes these proteins:
- a CDS encoding HNH endonuclease signature motif containing protein: protein MFEVSVAEPESLAGLSDADLIDAARAAGRAENAVCARKLAVMAELFGRRVDLAPEERLYWWIDPQAAVTAEIAAAYRITQSLALHQTYRAVVLRDRLPRVGALFLAGTIGEMLVRAIITRTDLITDPALIAAVDAELAEAVTGWGPLSVKATQAHIDEIVERHDPDAVRKSRDAEIGPALEFGAPTDAPGFTTIWSRVFDGDAAAGWRTLTAMAYSVCDADPRTLDQRRKDAWAALLHGITSLACRCGNTDCEAAINPRPVPEVIVYALTDHTTTNTEPAARAELRDDPPADTEGDEPQPEEAVRAEVPREGDDADADERPEPDQPAALDRPAPPADEPSVEETTPSKESREGADTDSGAAADEQPAPPAQPSPPAPAPRRSAPVLLPGRSGYVFGSGFLPAPFFDTMLNSAKIREIIHPGHTAPEPRYTPSAALAEFVRCRDLTCRFPGCDKPATTADIDHTVPHPVGPTHASNLKTLCRFHHLLKTFWAGPGGWKDRQHPDGTIVWTSPTGHTYTTHPGSRLLFPALCKPTGTLWTGDPPHVPHSDNRAAMMPRRTRTRAQSRTAYITRERQHNADQRGDTPRGNDPPPF from the coding sequence ATGTTCGAAGTGTCGGTGGCCGAGCCCGAGAGTCTTGCCGGGCTCTCCGATGCCGACCTGATCGACGCGGCGCGGGCAGCGGGCCGGGCCGAGAATGCGGTGTGCGCACGCAAGCTGGCGGTGATGGCCGAACTGTTCGGCCGCCGGGTCGACCTCGCCCCGGAGGAGCGGCTGTACTGGTGGATCGATCCGCAGGCCGCGGTCACCGCCGAGATCGCCGCGGCGTATCGGATCACCCAAAGCTTGGCGCTGCACCAGACCTACCGCGCCGTCGTCCTCCGGGACCGGCTGCCGCGGGTGGGGGCGCTGTTTCTGGCCGGGACGATCGGCGAGATGCTGGTGCGCGCGATCATCACCCGCACCGACCTGATCACCGACCCGGCCCTGATCGCCGCCGTCGATGCCGAACTCGCCGAGGCGGTCACCGGGTGGGGGCCGTTGTCGGTGAAAGCCACCCAAGCCCACATCGACGAGATCGTCGAACGCCACGACCCGGACGCGGTACGCAAATCCCGCGACGCCGAGATCGGACCAGCCCTGGAATTCGGTGCCCCCACCGACGCGCCCGGGTTCACCACCATCTGGTCGCGGGTCTTCGACGGCGACGCCGCCGCCGGCTGGCGCACCCTGACCGCAATGGCCTACAGCGTCTGCGACGCCGACCCCCGCACCCTCGACCAGCGCCGCAAGGACGCCTGGGCCGCGCTGCTGCACGGCATCACCAGCCTGGCCTGTCGCTGCGGCAACACCGACTGTGAAGCCGCCATCAACCCCCGGCCCGTCCCCGAAGTCATCGTCTACGCCCTCACCGACCACACCACCACAAACACCGAACCCGCGGCGCGTGCCGAACTGCGCGACGATCCGCCCGCCGACACCGAGGGTGACGAGCCGCAGCCCGAGGAAGCCGTTCGGGCCGAAGTGCCACGGGAAGGCGATGACGCCGACGCCGATGAGCGGCCGGAGCCCGACCAGCCCGCAGCACTGGACCGTCCCGCCCCGCCCGCCGACGAGCCGAGCGTCGAGGAAACCACCCCGTCCAAGGAGTCGAGGGAAGGCGCAGACACCGACAGCGGCGCCGCGGCCGACGAGCAGCCCGCCCCGCCCGCTCAGCCCTCCCCGCCCGCGCCCGCGCCGCGGCGCAGCGCCCCGGTCCTGCTGCCCGGCCGGTCGGGCTATGTCTTCGGGTCCGGGTTCCTACCCGCCCCGTTCTTCGACACCATGCTCAACAGCGCCAAGATCCGCGAAATCATCCACCCCGGCCACACCGCACCAGAGCCGCGCTACACCCCCTCAGCCGCCCTCGCCGAGTTCGTCCGCTGCCGCGACCTGACCTGTCGCTTCCCCGGCTGCGACAAACCCGCCACCACCGCCGACATCGACCACACCGTCCCCCACCCGGTCGGGCCCACCCACGCCTCAAACCTGAAGACACTGTGCCGTTTCCACCATTTGCTGAAGACTTTCTGGGCCGGGCCCGGCGGTTGGAAAGACCGCCAACACCCCGACGGCACCATCGTGTGGACCTCACCAACCGGACACACCTACACCACCCACCCCGGCAGCCGACTCCTGTTCCCGGCACTGTGCAAACCCACCGGCACCCTCTGGACCGGCGACCCACCCCACGTGCCACACAGCGACAACCGCGCAGCGATGATGCCGCGCCGCACCCGCACACGCGCACAAAGCCGCACCGCCTACATCACCCGCGAACGCCAACACAACGCCGACCAACGCGGTGACACACCCCGCGGCAACGACCCACCACCCTTCTGA